Proteins encoded in a region of the Gammaproteobacteria bacterium genome:
- a CDS encoding acetoin utilization protein AcuC: protein MQTRSELNVYLGEALARYSFGEDHPFGPKRYDAFRLHFESLGLDKRSDLIAPVVATERELLRFHTDDYLEQVKTQSVTGAGYLDYGDTPAFPGVYEAASTVVGTVLDGLRRIMERRCRRVFVPIAGLHHARRDSAAGFCVFNDCGVAIESLLGEYACARVAYVDIDAHHGDGVYYAFEGAPGVIFADLHQDGRTLYPGTGFATETGTGHAKGTKLNVPMPPGSDDTAFLEVWPRVEALIAQFPPEVILFQCGADSIAGDPITQMHYSPKAHAHAATRLRSLADAHCEGRLLAMGGGGYDLSNLAHGWCEVVAAMS from the coding sequence ATGCAAACCCGTTCCGAACTCAACGTCTATCTCGGTGAGGCGCTCGCGCGCTACAGCTTCGGTGAGGACCATCCCTTCGGGCCGAAGCGCTACGATGCCTTCAGGCTGCACTTCGAGTCGCTCGGTCTCGACAAACGCAGTGACCTCATCGCTCCCGTGGTCGCCACCGAGCGAGAGCTACTGCGTTTCCACACCGACGACTACCTGGAGCAGGTCAAGACGCAGTCGGTGACCGGTGCCGGCTACCTGGACTACGGTGATACGCCAGCCTTCCCGGGGGTCTACGAGGCCGCCTCGACGGTCGTCGGCACGGTACTCGACGGCCTGCGGCGTATCATGGAGCGGCGCTGCCGGCGAGTGTTCGTGCCCATCGCCGGGCTCCACCACGCGCGGCGCGATTCTGCCGCCGGTTTCTGTGTCTTCAACGACTGCGGTGTGGCGATCGAGTCGCTGCTCGGCGAATACGCCTGCGCGCGGGTGGCCTACGTGGACATCGACGCCCACCACGGTGACGGTGTTTACTACGCGTTTGAGGGCGCGCCCGGGGTGATCTTCGCCGACCTGCACCAGGACGGGCGCACCCTGTATCCCGGCACCGGTTTCGCCACCGAGACCGGCACCGGCCACGCGAAGGGGACCAAGCTCAACGTCCCGATGCCGCCCGGGTCCGACGACACGGCGTTCCTGGAGGTCTGGCCCCGCGTGGAGGCGCTGATCGCGCAATTCCCGCCCGAGGTGATCCTGTTCCAGTGCGGTGCCGACAGCATCGCGGGTGACCCGATCACACAGATGCACTACTCACCGAAGGCCCACGCCCATGCGGCGACCCGCCTGCGTTCACTGGCCGACGCCCACTGCGAGGGTCGGTTGCTCGCCATGGGCGGGGGTGGCTACGACCTCTCGAACCTGGCGCACGGCTGGTGCGAAGTGGTCGCGGCGATGTCCTGA
- the ettA gene encoding energy-dependent translational throttle protein EttA, giving the protein MAEYIYTMSGVGKVVPPKKEILRDISLNFFPGAKIGVLGYNGAGKSTLLRIMAGVDTDHLGEARPQPGIEIGYLPQEPVLDPEKDVRGNVEDGLRHITEAQARLDAVYAAYAEPDADFDKLAAEQAHLENIIQAADAHQLDRKLEVAADALRLPEWDADVTTLSGGERRRVALCRLLLSNPDMLILDEPTNHLDAESVAWLERFLQEFPGTVVAVTHDRYFLDNVAGWILELDRGHGIPWKGNYSSWLDQKETRLELEERGEAARIKSMKAELEWVRSNPKGRQAKSKARLKRFEELSSREHQKRSETNEIYIPPGDRLGDVVVVAEGVSKRLGGRLLMEGLEFTLPRGGIVGVIGPNGAGKTTLFRMITGAETPDSGEIKVGESVKVSHIDQLRDDLDGAKTVWEEISDGQDLITVGNYEVPSRAYIGRFNFRGSDQQKRVADLSGGERNRLHLAKLLKTGGNLLLLDEPTNDLDVETLRALEEALLEFPGSAVVISHDRWFLDRIATHILAFEGDSEVVWFEGNFSEYQEDYRRRAGVEADQPHRVRYKRLA; this is encoded by the coding sequence ATGGCTGAATACATCTATACCATGAGCGGTGTCGGCAAGGTCGTACCGCCGAAGAAGGAGATACTCCGCGACATCTCCCTGAATTTCTTCCCCGGGGCGAAGATCGGCGTGCTCGGTTACAACGGTGCCGGGAAATCCACCCTGCTGCGCATCATGGCCGGGGTCGACACCGACCATCTGGGCGAGGCCCGCCCCCAGCCCGGCATCGAGATCGGCTATCTACCGCAGGAGCCCGTACTGGATCCGGAAAAGGATGTGCGCGGCAACGTCGAGGACGGCCTGCGTCACATCACCGAGGCGCAGGCACGGCTCGATGCGGTCTATGCCGCCTATGCTGAACCCGACGCCGATTTCGACAAGCTGGCCGCCGAACAGGCGCACCTGGAGAACATCATCCAGGCCGCCGACGCCCATCAGCTCGACCGCAAGCTGGAGGTCGCCGCCGATGCCCTGCGCCTGCCCGAGTGGGATGCCGATGTCACCACGCTGTCTGGTGGCGAACGCCGTCGGGTCGCCTTGTGCCGACTCCTGCTCTCGAATCCCGACATGCTGATCCTGGACGAGCCAACCAACCACCTCGACGCCGAGTCCGTCGCCTGGCTGGAACGCTTTCTCCAGGAGTTCCCGGGGACCGTGGTGGCGGTGACCCACGACCGTTATTTCCTCGACAACGTCGCGGGCTGGATCCTTGAGCTCGACCGCGGCCACGGCATCCCATGGAAGGGCAACTACTCCTCCTGGCTCGACCAGAAGGAGACCCGCCTGGAACTCGAGGAACGTGGGGAGGCCGCGCGCATCAAGAGCATGAAGGCCGAGCTCGAATGGGTCCGCAGCAACCCCAAGGGCCGCCAAGCCAAGAGCAAGGCGCGACTGAAACGCTTCGAGGAGCTTTCCTCGCGCGAACATCAGAAGCGCTCGGAGACCAACGAGATCTATATCCCACCCGGCGACCGGCTCGGGGATGTCGTGGTCGTCGCCGAGGGAGTCTCCAAACGCCTTGGCGGCAGGTTATTGATGGAGGGTCTGGAATTCACCCTGCCCAGAGGCGGCATCGTCGGCGTCATCGGTCCCAACGGCGCGGGCAAGACTACCCTGTTCCGCATGATCACAGGCGCTGAGACCCCGGACAGCGGTGAGATCAAGGTTGGGGAGTCCGTCAAGGTCTCGCACATCGATCAGCTCCGCGACGACCTTGATGGCGCGAAGACGGTCTGGGAGGAGATCTCCGACGGCCAGGACCTGATCACCGTCGGCAACTACGAGGTGCCCTCAAGGGCCTACATCGGCCGGTTCAATTTTCGCGGCAGTGATCAGCAGAAGCGCGTCGCCGACCTGTCCGGGGGCGAACGCAACCGGTTGCACCTGGCCAAGCTGCTGAAGACCGGCGGCAACCTGCTGCTGCTCGACGAACCCACCAATGATCTGGACGTGGAGACCCTGCGGGCACTCGAGGAGGCCCTGCTGGAATTCCCGGGCAGCGCCGTGGTCATCTCGCACGACCGCTGGTTCCTGGACCGGATCGCCACCCATATCCTGGCCTTCGAGGGGGACAGCGAGGTCGTCTGGTTCGAAGGCAACTTCAGCGAGTACCAGGAGGACTACCGGCGGCGGGCCGGGGTGGAGGCCGATCAGCCGCACCGCGTTCGCTACAAGCGCCTGGCCTGA
- a CDS encoding lipopolysaccharide biosynthesis protein: MNHSQQIRFGMKWTAIALVTTQILRFVTTIVLARLLVPELFGLVAMANATIHIIAVVREFGLGSAYIQRKVQEGEDERVSANTTFYILCMINALMFMAAWFLAPWTAAFFSEERLTDVLRVLTMSFILDGVVTITGVVLRKKLEFGKFAVSEIIGRVSYSAVSISLALSGFGVWSLVFGQLTSQVIRAGVSLKLSGWRPALEFSTKIARELFSFGKYLWGFSIISALGDSLDRVIIGRWLGAANLGIYGLALNLSKLPATQISWMINRIAFPALSRIQDDKAALRRTFLKTINHVAPISIPVGLALSATSEALVATLYGANWAGAAPVLEVLVIYGTVLSLSSLTGPVFKAIGKPKALLYTSVLHHTLMVVLLIALARYGIVAIAYAVLTPLLLSSVIAFVLVVRYLDLQARDVLEPLFRSGGAGMIMYLSIRALEWSASSSDLPSPVLFLACIAVGMLSYLLASLVINRTVVRDITVTFREVMQAKGKLR, encoded by the coding sequence ATGAACCACTCCCAGCAGATCCGGTTCGGCATGAAGTGGACTGCGATCGCCCTGGTCACGACGCAGATCCTGCGTTTCGTGACGACCATCGTCCTTGCGAGGCTGCTGGTTCCGGAGCTGTTCGGACTGGTCGCGATGGCAAACGCGACCATCCACATCATCGCCGTGGTACGTGAATTCGGACTCGGATCGGCCTACATACAACGCAAGGTCCAGGAAGGGGAAGACGAACGCGTTTCGGCAAACACGACGTTCTACATCCTGTGCATGATCAATGCACTCATGTTCATGGCGGCATGGTTTCTCGCTCCCTGGACCGCCGCTTTCTTCAGTGAGGAGAGGCTGACTGATGTCCTTCGTGTACTGACTATGTCTTTTATACTGGACGGTGTGGTCACGATTACCGGCGTGGTCCTGAGAAAAAAACTGGAATTCGGCAAATTCGCGGTATCGGAGATCATCGGGAGAGTTTCGTACTCCGCTGTTTCCATCTCCCTTGCACTTTCCGGATTCGGCGTCTGGAGCCTGGTATTCGGACAACTGACGTCCCAGGTCATTCGGGCCGGCGTTTCGCTCAAGCTGTCCGGATGGCGTCCCGCGCTCGAGTTCTCGACGAAGATCGCACGCGAACTGTTCTCGTTCGGCAAATACCTCTGGGGGTTCAGTATCATCTCGGCACTGGGTGATTCCCTGGACCGGGTCATCATCGGCCGATGGCTTGGAGCGGCAAATCTCGGTATCTATGGGCTGGCCCTCAATCTTTCGAAACTTCCCGCGACCCAGATCAGCTGGATGATCAACCGAATTGCCTTCCCGGCGCTATCTCGAATCCAGGATGACAAGGCGGCACTGCGCCGGACATTCCTTAAGACCATCAATCACGTGGCCCCGATCTCCATCCCCGTCGGCCTGGCGCTGTCCGCAACCTCCGAGGCCCTGGTCGCTACACTCTACGGCGCGAACTGGGCGGGCGCGGCGCCCGTACTGGAGGTCCTGGTGATTTACGGTACGGTGCTATCTCTATCAAGTCTTACGGGCCCTGTCTTCAAAGCTATCGGGAAACCGAAAGCGCTTCTGTATACCAGCGTCCTGCACCATACTCTGATGGTGGTGCTGCTGATCGCACTTGCACGATACGGAATCGTTGCCATCGCCTATGCCGTATTGACACCGCTGCTCCTGTCGTCGGTAATCGCGTTTGTACTTGTCGTTCGATACCTCGATCTACAGGCCCGGGACGTACTAGAACCCCTGTTCCGTTCCGGTGGTGCAGGGATGATCATGTATCTTTCCATCCGCGCTCTCGAATGGTCGGCCAGCTCCTCGGACCTGCCCTCTCCGGTCCTGTTTCTGGCCTGTATCGCCGTCGGCATGCTTTCTTACCTGTTGGCCTCCCTGGTTATCAATCGCACGGTAGTACGCGATATCACCGTGACATTCAGGGAGGTCATGCAGGCGAAAGGCAAGCTTCGGTGA